In Pseudoliparis swirei isolate HS2019 ecotype Mariana Trench chromosome 2, NWPU_hadal_v1, whole genome shotgun sequence, the following are encoded in one genomic region:
- the tent5c gene encoding terminal nucleotidyltransferase 5C produces MDTKEEPKSCSASVLTWEQVSRLNEVLTEVVPVHGRGNFPTLEVRLKDIVARVRSRLERRGVAVKDVRLNGSTASHVLVQDVGWSYKDLDIIFRVDLPHEADFRLVKDVVLGTLLDFLPEGVNKEKITPVTLKEAYVQKLVKVTTEQDRWSLISLSNNDGRNVELKFVDSIRRQFEFSVDSFQIVLDSVLAFYEMTRAPMTAAFHPTVRGESVYGDFGEALGHLGGRLIATKRPEEIRGGGLLKYCNLLVRHFRPASEEEFKALERYMCSRFFIDFPDIGEQRRKVEAYLQSHFVGEEKSKYDYLVILRRVVDDSTVCLMGHERRQTLQLISLMAFRVLAEQSAVPDASCVTCYYQPAPYVRDHNFSNYYVANQNIPTWLPCN; encoded by the coding sequence ATGGACACCAAGGAGGAGCCCAAGAGCTGCTCGGCCAGCGTCCTCACCTGGGAGCAGGTGAGCCGCCTGAACGAGGTCCTGACGGAGGTGGTGCCCGTCCACGGGCGCGGGAACTTCCCGACCTTGGAGGTGCGCCTGAAGGACATCGTGGCCCGCGTGCGCTCCCGCCTGGAGCGCCGCGGCGTCGCCGTGAAGGACGTGCGCCTCAACGGCTCCACGGCGAGCCACGTGCTGGTGCAGGACGTGGGCTGGAGCTACAAGGACCTGGACATCATCTTCCGGGTGGACCTGCCGCACGAGGCCGATTTCCGGCTGGTGAAGGACGTGGTGCTGGGCacgctgctggacttcctgcccGAGGGCGTGAACAAGGAGAAGATCACGCCGGTGACCCTGAAGGAGGCGTACGTCCAGAAGCTGGTGAAGGTCACCACGGAGCAGGACCGCTGGAGCCTCATCTCGCTGTCCAACAACGACGGGCGCAACGTGGAGCTGAAGTTCGTGGACTCCATCCGCCGGCAGTTCGAGTTCAGCGTGGACTCGTTCCAGATCGTGCTGGACTCGGTGCTGGCGTTCTACGAGATGACGCGGGCGCCGATGACGGCGGCGTTCCACCCGACGGTGCGCGGCGAGAGCGTCTACGGCGACTTCGGCGAGGCGCTGGGCCACCTGGGCGGCCGGCTCATCGCCACCAAGCGGCCGGAGGAGATCCGCGGCGGCGGCCTCCTGAAGTACTGCAACCTGCTGGTGCGCCACTTCCGGCCCGCCAGCGAGGAGGAGTTCAAGGCGCTGGAGCGCTACATGTGCTCGCGCTTCTTCATCGACTTCCCCGACATCGGCGAGCAGCGGCGCAAGGTGGAGGCGTACCTGCAGAGCCACTTCGTGGGCGAGGAGAAGAGCAAGTACGACTACCTGGTGATCCTGCGCCGCGTGGTGGACGACAGCACCGTGTGCCTCATGGGCCACGAGCGGCGCCAGACGCTGCAGCTCATCTCGCTCATGGCGTTCCGGGTGCTGGCGGAGCAGAGCGCCGTGCCCGACGCGTCCTGCGTCACGTGCTACTACCAGCCGGCGCCGTACGTCCGCGACCACAACTTCAGCAACTACTACGTGGCCAACCAGAACATTCCAACATGGCTGCCGTGCAACTGA